From the Candidatus Cloacimonadota bacterium genome, the window GTGATGTCCTTTGGCAATGGGATATTATAAAAATCACATCGGTTGGAATAAATTATGGTGTTACTTCCTCTCTGCGTTTTTTTCTCATAATCTTAATTGCTGGTCTTTTATTTGACATTCCACATTATGATTATTTATTAGCGTTACGAAGTTGGAAGATTCCGTATGAAATTTCCTTCCTGGTTGCATCGGTAATTAATTTCATCCCAACTTTTAACAATCAGTTTCATATCATCGTGGAAGAACTCTCATTAAGGGGCATTGACCTAAAAAGAATACCAATTTTGAAAAGACCGCGAGCATATATTTCACTAGTATTTCCTGTACTTGCGCGAACAATTGCCAATGCACGTTTTCGAGCAATCTCCTTAGAATTACGGGCATTTCGTTTATACAGAAATCGAACCTATTTATATGAAGATAAATTGAGATGGCTTGACTATGTTATTCAACTTGGTGCTAT encodes:
- a CDS encoding energy-coupling factor transporter transmembrane component T, with protein sequence MKINLRTLLIIVILITSLSVIYQKIFVQIVLILLSILLLFLMHPGKKKSSRILHRLKNLTKIIFTLMLFQILFRRGGDVLWQWDIIKITSVGINYGVTSSLRFFLIILIAGLLFDIPHYDYLLALRSWKIPYEISFLVASVINFIPTFNNQFHIIVEELSLRGIDLKRIPILKRPRAYISLVFPVLARTIANARFRAISLELRAFRLYRNRTYLYEDKLRWLDYVIQLGAISEFILIISLYHA